The genomic stretch GCTTTTTTGTCGTCAAGATTTAGACTCAAGGTCAACCTCCATTAGTTAAGTTCAGCGCACAAAGTACGCCACCCAATCAAACGGCGACCAATATTCAGGAGACTTTTACTAAACATGAAGTTCAGCGAGAAGCCTGCATTGGGAGCACCGTCTGCGTAGGCTGGTGTTTGGTCACCTTGATTAAGCCTACTTTGCAAGTAGGCACCTACGGTCTTTGACTATCTGAAGCTTCACCTATAGCGAAGCTCCAGCCCAAAGTCAGATTACAGGACGGACGAAGTGTCTACGCGAACACCCAAGCCCATCGTGCTTGAAACTGCGATTTTCTTGAAGTACACGCCTTTAGAGCTTGCTGGCTTCGCTTTTTGCAAAGCATCAACCAGAGCTGCCAAGTTGGCGCGCAAGTCAGCAGCTTCGAAAGAAGCGCGACCCAAAGTAGCGTGAACGATACCACCTTTGTCTGTACGGTATTGAACCTGACCCGCTTTAGCATTTTTAACTGCTTCAGCAACGTTAGGTGTAACAGTACCTACTTTCGGGTTAGGCATCAGGCCGCGTGGACCCAAGATTTGACCCAACTGACCAACGATACGCATAGCATCTGGAGACGCGATCACCACGTCGAAATCCATATTGCCTGCTTTAACTTGTTCAGCCAGATCTTCGAAACCTACTACGTCTGCACCAGCAGCTTTAGCGGCTTCAGCGTTTGCACCTTGTGTAAACACTGCTACGCGTACAGTTTTACCTGTACCTTTTGGCAACACAACTGCGCCACGAACAACCTGATCAGATTTACGTGGATCAATACCCAAATTGAACGATACGTCGATAGACTCGTTGAATTTAGCAGTTGCAGCGCCTTTTACCAAAGCGATCGCTTCATCGATTGCGTACAATTTGTTGCTATCAACATTTGCGCGCAATGCTGCAAGACGTTTAGAAACCTTAGCCATTTACACGCCCTCCACTTCGATACCAATCGAACGAGCTGAACCAGCAATCGTACGAACAGCAGCATCCAAATCGCCACCAGTCAAATCAGCTTGCTTGGTTTTAACGATTTCTTCAAGTTGAGCGCGAGTAACTTTACCAACTTTGTCGGTATGTGGGCGAGCAGAACCTTTAGTAATGCCAGCAGCCTTTTTCAGCAAGATAGTTGCTGGAGGCGATTTCATTACGAAAGTGAATGATTTATCCGCAAATGCAGTAATCACAACTGGAATTGGCAGACCAGGCTCTACACCTTGAGTCGCAGCGTTAAACGCTTTACAAAATTCCATGATGTTCAAGCCGCGCTGACCCAAAGCTGGACCAATTGGAGGCGATGGATTTGCTTTACCAGCTGGCACTTGCAGCTTGATGTAGCCAATAATTTTCTTTGCCACAGTACTACTCCTAAAAATGGGTCAAACGCCAGCCACGAAAGCTAGCTCCCCTACCAAAAACGCTGAACAATTAACTATTCAACGCCTCAAAACGCAGATTAGGTTTTTTCAACCTGCGAGAATTCCAAATCTACTGGTGTTGCACGACCAAAAATTGACACCGTTACTTTCAGACGGTTTTTGTCGTAATCAACATCCTGGACTGTCGCGGTAAAGTCAGCGAACGGACCATCAGTAACACGCAAAGTCTCACCCACCTCAAACAGGATCTTGTGACGCGGCTTATCCGCCCCATCCTGAACCTGCTGCATCATGCGCTCAACTTCTTTTGCCGGAATTGGCATCGGTTTAGTACCCGAACCACCAATAAAGCCAGTCACTTTTGGCGTACTTTTCACCAAGTGCCAACTATCATCAGTCATATCCATCTCTACAAAAACATAACCTGGATAAAACTTACGCTCAGTTAGCGCCTTACGCCCAGCCTTTACTTCCATCACCTCTTCAACTGGAACCAGGATCTGACCAAACAGATGCCCCATCTCCAATCGATCAATTCTTTCTTTCAATGCTTTCTGTACGCTTTTTTCAAAGCCAGAATAAGCGTGTACTACATACCAACGCATTGCCATGCTCGATTCCCCGACTGATTAACCGCGACCCAGCACGATATCGTAAAACAACCAAGCCAAGCCAGAATCAACCACCCACATAAACAGGGCCAACACAGCTACAAACAAGAACACAACGCCAGTCACTTGCCACGTTTCTTTCTTGCTTGGCCAAACCACCTTCTGCGCCTCTTTGATTGAGTCACGAGCATAGTCAACAAAAGAGCGACCCAACTCACTAAACCACATCACAACACCGCCAGCCACCAAACCCGCGACCACGGAGAGAGACCCAACAAAAGACTGCCCAGCAGGCACCAAATAAAAACCAGCAACACCCAAAGCCACCAAGGCCAGAGCTGCCATTACTTTCAGTCGTTCTATGCTTTGCATTACGTTTCCGGCGACCCATAAAACAAAGCCGCCCCAGATTAGATCTGGAACGGCTCCGCTGATAATGTGGCAGGCGAGGAGGGCTTCGAACCCGCAACCCCCGGTTTTGGAGACCGGTACTCTACCAATTGAGCTACTCGCCTGGGGAGAGACCAAAACTATAACTTAGTTTTGATCACTTTGCAACTATTTTATTCAATTACTTTAGCAACAACACCAGCACCAACCGTACGACCACCTTCACGAATCGCAAAGCGCAAACCTTGCTCCATCGCGATCGGGCAGATCAACGTTACAGTGATAGATACGTTATCGCCAGGCATAACCATTTCAGTACCTTCTGGCAACGCGATCGCGCCAGTTACGTCCGTAGTACGGAAGTAGAACTGTGGACGGTAGTTGCTGAAGAATGGCGTATGACGACCACCCTCTTCTTTCGACAGAACGTAGATTTCTGAAGTGAATTTAGTGTGTGGCGTGATTGAACCTGGTTTAGCCAATACTTGACCACGCTGAACGTCTTCACGCTTAGTACCGCGCAGCAACGCACCAATGTTATCACCAGCTTGACCTTGATCCAACAACTTACGGAACATCTCAACGCCAGTACAAGTTGTCTTAACAGTTGGAACGATACCAACGATCTCGATTTCTTCACCAACTTTAACGATACCGCGCTCTACACGACCAGTTACTACAGTACCACGACCAGAAATTGAGAATACATCCTCAACTGGCATCAGGAATGTACCATCAACTGCACGCTCTGGCAGAGGAATGTACGTATCCAAAGCCTCAGCCAAGCGGTAGATTGCTGGCTCACCGTATTCGCCTTGATCACCTTCCAGCGCTGCACGAGCAGAACCAGTAATGATTGGGGTGTCGTCACCTGGGAAGTCATATTTAGACAACAGGTCACGAACTTCCATTTCAACCAATTCGAGCAACTCAGCATCATCAACCAAGTCAGCTTTGTTCATGAATACGATGATGTATGGAACGCCAACCTGACGAGACAACAAGATGTGCTCACGAGTTTGTGGCATAGGACCATCAGCAGCAGAAACCACCAAGATCGCGCCGTCCATCTGCGCCGCACCAGTAATCATGTTTTTAACATAATCCGCGTGGCCTGGGCAGTCTACGTGAGCGTAGTGGCGAGTCTCAGTTTCGTATTCAACGTGTGCTGTATTAATAGTAATACCACGTGCTTTTTCTTCAGGCGCGCTGTCGATTTGAGAGTAATCTTTAGCTTCACCACCGAACTTGCGAGTCAATACAGTAGTAATTGCTGCAGTCAGGGTTGTTTTACCGTGGTCAACGTGACCGATTGTACCAACGTTAACGTGCGGCTTGGTCCGCGTAAACTTTTCCTTAGCCATCGCTTTATTTCCTTCTCGAGAACTTGAAATAACAGATTAATGACACTACGAACTGGTGCTGATGGGGGGAATTGAACCCCCGACCTCTCCCTTACCAAGGGAGTGCTCTACCCCTGAGCTACATCAGCAAATTCTGGAGCGGGTGAAGGGAATCGAACCCTCGTCGTAAGCTTGGAAGGCTTCTGCTCTACCATTGAGCTACACCCGCGCTTAGTACTTAAAATTCGTTTCTACCAAAACCCGCAACTATGGGTGTTTGGTGGGGGGAGAAGGATTCGAACCTTCGAAGGCTGAGCCGCCGGATTTACAGTCCGGACCCGTTGACCGCTGGGGTAATCCCCCCCTTTAGAGACCCGCATTATGGAGATGTCGCAGAATCTCGTCAAATAAATTTCAATACAAAACGCATGCTTTTTGAGTAAACACTTATTTCACAAAGAAAATTAAGCGAGTTCAGACTGTAATTTTCGCTTAGAGGCCCACACAAACATCGCAACACCAGCAATAATCATTGGCAAACTCAGCAACTGCCCCATCGATAAATTCATCGCCAGCAAACCCAAATAATCATCTGGTTCACGCGCAAACTCAGCAATAAAGCGGAATGCGCCATAACCGATCAAAAATAGCGCGGAAACTTGCCCAGTCTGACGCGGCCTCTTCGAATAAATCCATAAAATCAGGAACAACAAAACGCCCTCAAGAGCAAACTGATACAACTGCGACGGATGACGCGGCAAACCATCATGCGCCTGCGGAAAGACCATAGCCCATGGCTTAGTGGCATCGGTTACACGACCCCAAAGCTCGCCATTGATAAAGTTCCCCATGCGCCCGGCGGCCAAACCCAGCGGCACAAGTGGCGCAATA from Chitinibacter sp. SCUT-21 encodes the following:
- the nusG gene encoding transcription termination/antitermination protein NusG, with translation MAMRWYVVHAYSGFEKSVQKALKERIDRLEMGHLFGQILVPVEEVMEVKAGRKALTERKFYPGYVFVEMDMTDDSWHLVKSTPKVTGFIGGSGTKPMPIPAKEVERMMQQVQDGADKPRHKILFEVGETLRVTDGPFADFTATVQDVDYDKNRLKVTVSIFGRATPVDLEFSQVEKT
- the lgt gene encoding prolipoprotein diacylglyceryl transferase, giving the protein MFVHPQFDPVAIHIGSFGLHWYGLMYLLGFVCFLLMGRWRIRRGNPAGWRTEEMDDLLFYGVLGVILGGRLGYVLFYKPAFYLANPLDILKVWEGGMAFHGGFLGVLVAMYLFGRKTQRSFLQVTDFIAPLVPLGLAAGRMGNFINGELWGRVTDATKPWAMVFPQAHDGLPRHPSQLYQFALEGVLLFLILWIYSKRPRQTGQVSALFLIGYGAFRFIAEFAREPDDYLGLLAMNLSMGQLLSLPMIIAGVAMFVWASKRKLQSELA
- the rplK gene encoding 50S ribosomal protein L11, with the protein product MAKKIIGYIKLQVPAGKANPSPPIGPALGQRGLNIMEFCKAFNAATQGVEPGLPIPVVITAFADKSFTFVMKSPPATILLKKAAGITKGSARPHTDKVGKVTRAQLEEIVKTKQADLTGGDLDAAVRTIAGSARSIGIEVEGV
- the rplA gene encoding 50S ribosomal protein L1, producing the protein MAKVSKRLAALRANVDSNKLYAIDEAIALVKGAATAKFNESIDVSFNLGIDPRKSDQVVRGAVVLPKGTGKTVRVAVFTQGANAEAAKAAGADVVGFEDLAEQVKAGNMDFDVVIASPDAMRIVGQLGQILGPRGLMPNPKVGTVTPNVAEAVKNAKAGQVQYRTDKGGIVHATLGRASFEAADLRANLAALVDALQKAKPASSKGVYFKKIAVSSTMGLGVRVDTSSVL
- the tuf gene encoding elongation factor Tu — its product is MAKEKFTRTKPHVNVGTIGHVDHGKTTLTAAITTVLTRKFGGEAKDYSQIDSAPEEKARGITINTAHVEYETETRHYAHVDCPGHADYVKNMITGAAQMDGAILVVSAADGPMPQTREHILLSRQVGVPYIIVFMNKADLVDDAELLELVEMEVRDLLSKYDFPGDDTPIITGSARAALEGDQGEYGEPAIYRLAEALDTYIPLPERAVDGTFLMPVEDVFSISGRGTVVTGRVERGIVKVGEEIEIVGIVPTVKTTCTGVEMFRKLLDQGQAGDNIGALLRGTKREDVQRGQVLAKPGSITPHTKFTSEIYVLSKEEGGRHTPFFSNYRPQFYFRTTDVTGAIALPEGTEMVMPGDNVSITVTLICPIAMEQGLRFAIREGGRTVGAGVVAKVIE
- the secE gene encoding preprotein translocase subunit SecE, which produces MQSIERLKVMAALALVALGVAGFYLVPAGQSFVGSLSVVAGLVAGGVVMWFSELGRSFVDYARDSIKEAQKVVWPSKKETWQVTGVVFLFVAVLALFMWVVDSGLAWLFYDIVLGRG